One window of the bacterium genome contains the following:
- a CDS encoding MmgE/PrpD family protein — MSEATARTEDLTGTLVDYLVGAGSTRLDPAVDTEATHMILDLIGACVVASSPRYAAGRLLGAFVDAEGGAPRASVFGRPQRTSLANAALVNGTLGYYCDVEPHHPASVMHALAAVFPAAFAVGEAAARGGRAVLTATVIGVDVACRLSEALDPRALYARGFHPSAVAGAFGAAVAAGCLLDLDQVQWRNALGLASLQASGLLSWTSDHSEQSRPFNIGIAARNGVTAASLAALGFGGPTAVLEGKYDLFTAFSGVRRPARLTDGLGVRYATSALAVKRYSCCAFLHPGLDALTEILDRYGVTAGEITSIDFRFPRSGASVIDNNELRSHNAQYILAVAAVRRAITIDDILADQREDPEIARLARSVRVVHDDVLDARYPAEYSTVVSVATADGCRHEARVDHAKGTPQNRMTHDEVVAKYRAMTAGAADAAPVRTIADLALRLEAVDDVRALGDAIRALR; from the coding sequence ATGAGCGAGGCGACGGCACGGACCGAGGATCTGACGGGGACGTTGGTCGACTATCTTGTTGGTGCGGGTTCCACGCGCCTGGATCCGGCGGTCGACACGGAGGCGACGCACATGATCCTGGATCTCATCGGGGCATGTGTGGTCGCGTCGTCGCCGCGGTACGCCGCGGGGAGGCTGCTGGGAGCGTTCGTGGATGCCGAGGGCGGGGCGCCGCGTGCGAGCGTGTTCGGCCGGCCGCAGCGGACGTCGCTCGCGAACGCCGCGCTCGTGAACGGCACCCTTGGCTACTACTGCGACGTCGAACCGCATCACCCCGCGTCCGTCATGCACGCGCTCGCCGCGGTGTTTCCCGCAGCATTCGCCGTCGGCGAAGCCGCCGCCAGGGGCGGGCGGGCTGTCCTGACCGCGACGGTCATCGGCGTGGATGTGGCGTGCCGCCTCAGCGAGGCGCTGGACCCGCGCGCCCTGTACGCCCGCGGGTTCCACCCGTCGGCCGTCGCCGGCGCGTTCGGCGCCGCGGTCGCGGCCGGATGTCTGCTCGACCTGGACCAGGTCCAATGGCGGAACGCGCTCGGGTTGGCGTCGCTCCAGGCGTCGGGGCTGCTAAGCTGGACCAGCGACCACAGCGAACAGTCGCGCCCGTTCAACATCGGGATCGCGGCGCGAAACGGCGTCACGGCGGCGAGCCTCGCGGCCCTCGGGTTCGGCGGACCGACCGCGGTGTTGGAAGGGAAGTACGACCTCTTCACTGCGTTCTCCGGCGTCCGACGGCCGGCGCGGCTCACCGACGGCCTCGGCGTCCGCTACGCGACGTCGGCGCTCGCCGTCAAGCGGTATTCGTGCTGCGCGTTCCTGCACCCCGGGCTGGACGCCCTGACGGAGATCCTGGACCGGTACGGGGTCACCGCGGGCGAGATCACCTCGATCGACTTTCGCTTCCCGCGGTCAGGCGCGTCCGTGATCGACAACAACGAGCTCCGGTCCCATAACGCGCAGTACATCCTCGCGGTCGCCGCGGTGCGCCGCGCGATCACGATCGACGACATCCTCGCGGACCAGCGCGAGGACCCCGAGATCGCCCGGTTGGCCCGCAGCGTGCGGGTCGTCCACGACGATGTGCTGGACGCCCGGTATCCTGCGGAGTACAGCACCGTGGTGTCGGTCGCGACGGCCGATGGGTGCCGGCATGAGGCGCGCGTGGACCACGCGAAGGGCACGCCGCAGAACCGCATGACACACGACGAGGTCGTCGCGAAGTACCGCGCGATGACGGCGGGCGCCGCCGACGCGGCGCCGGTGCGCACGATCGCCGATCTCGCGCTGCGCCTGGAGGCGGTGGACGACGTGCGCGCGCTCGGCGACGCGATCCGGGCACTGCGGTAG
- a CDS encoding M81 family metallopeptidase yields the protein MPRILVAECMQEISSFNPVPSEYHNFSVRRGDAILADQRGRNAAVGGAEAVFAARGNVELVPTYSARAGSAGLLSAAGWQRLSRELLDAIAERARDIDGVYFSMHGAMGADGDLDPEGTLLTETRRLLGDRVPIVVSLDLHGILTARMLRAIDGLAVYHTYPHVDFADTGARAARLLLRILDGQVVPAIARVAIPALVRGDELITKSGCYGDVIREAQRLEREERALAAAVMIGNPFTDVPELGSQAVVVAEDPETASADALRLAEEFWPNRFRMQAKLIALDRAIAQARTMAGPVIFTDAADATSSGATGDSNAILAGLLRAGYEKPVLAPIVDPPAVAAAFRAGVGATLRVRLGGALDPRFAPVELTVDVDMLSRGRAALENSRSALDAGPTAVLIAGNVTIVAMTRSVSLFDRAMFLAHGRDPRHYHLTVVKSPYCEPHMFDEWAEKDFNVDVPGSTSADLRSLGHHICRRPMFPLDDDVTFTPAPEAYRRGR from the coding sequence GTGCCCAGAATTCTGGTCGCCGAGTGCATGCAGGAGATCTCGTCGTTCAACCCGGTGCCGAGCGAGTATCACAACTTCTCCGTGCGGCGCGGGGACGCGATCCTCGCCGATCAGCGCGGGCGCAACGCCGCCGTGGGCGGTGCGGAGGCGGTGTTTGCCGCGCGCGGGAACGTGGAGCTGGTGCCGACGTACAGCGCGCGGGCGGGGAGCGCGGGGCTCTTGTCCGCGGCGGGGTGGCAACGGCTGTCACGCGAACTGCTGGACGCGATCGCAGAGCGCGCCCGGGACATCGACGGCGTTTACTTCTCGATGCACGGCGCGATGGGCGCCGACGGTGACCTGGATCCCGAGGGGACGCTGCTCACGGAGACGCGACGGCTGCTCGGCGACCGCGTGCCGATCGTGGTCTCACTGGATCTCCACGGCATCCTCACCGCGAGGATGCTGCGCGCGATCGACGGCCTGGCCGTGTACCATACGTATCCGCACGTGGACTTCGCGGACACGGGGGCGCGGGCGGCGCGCCTGTTGCTGCGCATCCTCGACGGGCAGGTCGTTCCGGCGATCGCACGGGTGGCGATCCCGGCGCTCGTGCGCGGCGACGAACTGATCACCAAGTCGGGCTGCTACGGGGATGTGATTCGCGAGGCGCAGCGCCTCGAACGCGAGGAACGCGCCCTCGCCGCGGCGGTGATGATCGGCAACCCGTTTACCGATGTCCCGGAGCTGGGCAGCCAGGCCGTCGTGGTCGCGGAGGATCCGGAGACGGCCTCGGCGGACGCCCTTCGCCTCGCCGAGGAGTTCTGGCCGAACCGCTTCCGGATGCAGGCCAAGCTGATCGCGCTCGACCGCGCGATCGCTCAGGCGCGCACCATGGCCGGGCCGGTGATCTTCACCGACGCCGCGGACGCAACCTCGTCCGGCGCGACCGGAGACAGCAACGCAATCCTGGCCGGGTTGCTGCGCGCCGGCTACGAGAAGCCCGTGCTCGCGCCGATCGTTGATCCTCCCGCGGTCGCCGCCGCGTTCCGGGCTGGGGTGGGCGCGACGCTCCGGGTGCGCCTCGGGGGCGCTCTCGACCCGCGCTTTGCCCCGGTGGAGCTGACCGTCGACGTCGACATGCTCTCGCGCGGGCGCGCCGCGTTGGAAAACAGCCGGAGCGCGCTCGATGCCGGTCCGACCGCGGTGCTCATCGCCGGGAACGTTACGATCGTGGCGATGACGCGGTCGGTCAGCCTGTTCGACCGGGCGATGTTTCTCGCGCACGGGCGCGACCCCAGACACTACCACCTCACCGTCGTCAAGTCGCCGTACTGCGAGCCGCACATGTTCGACGAGTGGGCGGAGAAGGATTTCAACGTCGATGTGCCCGGGTCTACGAGCGCCGATCTGCGATCGCTCGGGCACCACATCTGCCGACGCCCGATGTTCCCGCTCGACGACGACGTGACGTTTACGCCCGCCCCTGAAGCGTATCGGCGTGGGCGGTGA
- a CDS encoding VOC family protein, whose protein sequence is MTADSNPMVRRINHIGVIVDDLAEARRWLVEVFGMPLRRTVDLPEGQIHGEFFGGGDVDIEVLTIGDPAMRQKRLGNAKARIEHIAVEVKDLPAVFDRLTALGVKFTTPAPRRVGTTLNAWTVEETTGGISFQLTERVPDGA, encoded by the coding sequence ATGACGGCAGATTCGAATCCGATGGTCCGGCGGATCAACCACATCGGCGTGATCGTCGATGATCTCGCGGAGGCGCGGCGGTGGCTCGTGGAGGTGTTCGGGATGCCGCTGCGCAGGACGGTGGACCTGCCGGAGGGACAGATCCACGGCGAGTTCTTCGGGGGCGGGGACGTCGACATCGAGGTGCTCACGATCGGCGACCCGGCGATGCGGCAGAAGCGCCTTGGGAACGCGAAGGCGCGGATCGAGCACATCGCGGTCGAAGTGAAGGACCTGCCGGCGGTCTTCGATCGTCTCACGGCGCTCGGTGTGAAATTCACAACACCCGCGCCCCGCCGAGTCGGTACGACCCTGAACGCCTGGACCGTCGAGGAGACGACCGGCGGCATCTCCTTCCAATTGACGGAGCGAGTCCCGGACGGCGCCTAG
- a CDS encoding VWA domain-containing protein: protein MTFLWPVFLWGLIAVPVCFAALVAALRRRRRPGVTFSRLDAVAEATRQTRGVRRYAATAVFLCALILVPVALARPVILLPVPSDQAAVMLAIDVSGSMMSQDVKPSRLRAAQEAAKSFVLGLPSHVRVGLVTFAGYATVLAPPTTEHAQVAHTIDGITVQHRTAIGDGLMEAVAALPGRVRPGPDGTLPPMPPGSRPPGFVVLLSDGQNNAGMDPMRAADLARRESVTVYTVGIGKDAVSDSGVFMIGGALDETTLRDIAHHTGGLYYHPQSGQELRDIYHRLAQAIGWQQRPTEITGAAAVVVAGLLVAALLVSVLTKPIIA, encoded by the coding sequence ATGACGTTCCTCTGGCCGGTGTTCCTGTGGGGGCTCATCGCCGTGCCGGTGTGCTTCGCGGCGCTGGTCGCCGCGCTGCGGCGCCGCCGCCGGCCCGGGGTCACGTTTTCACGACTCGACGCGGTCGCCGAGGCGACGCGCCAGACGCGGGGGGTCCGCCGCTACGCGGCGACCGCCGTGTTTCTCTGCGCGCTCATCCTCGTGCCCGTTGCGCTCGCGCGGCCGGTCATCCTCCTCCCCGTGCCGTCCGATCAGGCCGCGGTGATGCTGGCGATCGACGTGAGCGGCAGCATGATGTCGCAGGACGTCAAGCCGTCGCGGCTGCGGGCGGCGCAGGAAGCGGCCAAGTCGTTCGTCCTCGGGCTGCCCAGCCACGTCCGTGTCGGCCTCGTCACGTTCGCGGGGTACGCCACGGTGCTGGCGCCGCCGACCACGGAGCACGCCCAGGTCGCGCACACGATCGACGGGATCACCGTCCAGCACCGTACCGCGATCGGGGACGGCCTGATGGAGGCGGTCGCCGCCCTGCCCGGCCGGGTGCGCCCGGGGCCGGACGGGACCCTGCCGCCGATGCCGCCCGGCTCTCGGCCCCCCGGCTTCGTCGTGCTCTTGTCCGACGGTCAGAACAACGCGGGCATGGATCCGATGCGGGCCGCCGATCTGGCGCGGCGCGAGTCGGTCACAGTCTACACCGTGGGCATCGGTAAGGATGCGGTCTCGGACAGCGGCGTGTTCATGATCGGCGGGGCGCTCGACGAGACCACGCTGCGCGACATCGCACACCACACCGGCGGGCTGTACTATCATCCGCAGTCGGGGCAGGAGCTGCGCGACATCTACCACCGGCTCGCCCAGGCCATCGGGTGGCAGCAACGGCCGACGGAGATCACGGGTGCCGCCGCCGTCGTCGTCGCGGGCCTGCTCGTCGCAGCCCTGCTCGTTTCGGTGCTGACGAAACCGATCATCGCCTAA
- a CDS encoding DMT family transporter encodes MPSVFILISAFLYGVSPILAKIAYASGVTPLTLLAIRATLGAAFVWIGLGVTRGATIPGPPLLAPLIALGVTVLPIQVFAYFYALTILPASSASVIANTAPVHVAWMGRLFLGEVLKRADVAILVVIVSGAMLVAGQTPQGGHTLGFVVLGLSTLVSAFYLVTQRRLVRNTHPLSVLAVVLPCSAAVYWIAGLATNQIHLAMPLPGLLAVAGATVAAAAASLLVLLALRALLVTRAAMLGMLEPVVAVVCSVLLLGDAMTWLRAVGIVTVVGGIAALQWRRAA; translated from the coding sequence ATGCCATCTGTCTTCATCCTCATCTCGGCGTTCCTCTATGGAGTCTCGCCGATCCTGGCGAAGATCGCGTATGCGTCCGGGGTCACGCCGCTCACCCTGCTCGCGATTCGCGCGACGCTCGGCGCCGCGTTTGTATGGATCGGACTCGGGGTCACGCGAGGGGCCACGATACCAGGGCCCCCCCTGCTCGCCCCACTCATCGCGCTCGGCGTCACGGTGCTGCCCATCCAGGTCTTCGCCTACTTTTACGCGCTGACGATCCTCCCGGCATCGTCCGCGTCGGTCATCGCCAACACGGCGCCGGTGCACGTGGCGTGGATGGGCCGGCTCTTTCTCGGGGAGGTCCTGAAGCGCGCCGACGTGGCCATCCTTGTGGTGATCGTCTCCGGCGCGATGCTGGTCGCGGGGCAGACGCCGCAGGGCGGGCACACGCTCGGGTTCGTCGTGCTCGGGCTGTCCACGCTCGTCTCCGCGTTTTACCTCGTGACGCAGCGGCGGCTCGTGCGAAACACGCACCCGTTGAGCGTGTTGGCCGTCGTGCTTCCGTGCTCCGCCGCGGTGTACTGGATCGCCGGCCTCGCCACGAACCAGATTCACCTCGCGATGCCGCTGCCCGGCCTCCTGGCGGTCGCCGGGGCCACCGTCGCCGCCGCCGCGGCGTCTCTGCTGGTGCTCCTGGCGCTGCGGGCGCTGCTCGTCACACGCGCCGCGATGCTGGGGATGCTGGAACCGGTGGTCGCCGTGGTGTGCAGCGTCTTACTGCTCGGCGACGCGATGACGTGGCTGCGCGCGGTCGGGATCGTCACCGTGGTGGGCGGGATCGCGGCGCTGCAGTGGCGGCGCGCCGCGTAG
- a CDS encoding LysE family translocator encodes MVSFGTLALYIPAVLLMVLTPGPAILLTLNRSLSFGRRAGLVTAAGLLSGTCLLQASAALGLTVVLQASGVAYEALKIAGALYLTYLGVRTFLAGADDLTRARRDGPRPSSRRHYLGGIATELLNPKTAMFYVSILPQFVDVGAGRVTTQLFLLGAIFVVFATCSLAAIVMTSTHVRSLLVRRPGIWTIARRVTGCVFIGFGARLALEPR; translated from the coding sequence ATGGTCTCGTTCGGCACCCTCGCCCTCTACATTCCCGCGGTGTTGCTGATGGTGCTCACCCCCGGTCCCGCCATCCTGCTTACGCTCAACCGGTCGCTGTCGTTTGGCCGGCGGGCCGGCCTGGTGACCGCGGCGGGGCTGCTCTCCGGGACCTGTCTGCTGCAGGCGAGCGCCGCGCTGGGTCTCACGGTCGTGTTGCAGGCGTCGGGGGTGGCCTACGAGGCCCTCAAGATCGCCGGGGCGCTCTACCTCACGTACCTCGGCGTCCGTACCTTTCTTGCCGGAGCCGACGACCTCACGCGCGCCCGCAGGGACGGGCCGCGTCCGTCGTCGCGGCGGCACTATCTCGGCGGGATCGCCACCGAGCTGCTCAACCCGAAGACGGCGATGTTCTACGTCTCCATCCTGCCGCAGTTCGTCGACGTCGGCGCAGGGCGCGTCACCACGCAGCTGTTCCTGCTCGGCGCTATCTTCGTGGTGTTCGCCACGTGCTCGTTGGCGGCGATCGTGATGACCTCCACCCACGTGCGATCTCTGCTGGTGCGCCGCCCCGGGATCTGGACGATCGCCCGCCGGGTCACCGGCTGTGTGTTCATCGGGTTTGGCGCGCGGCTGGCGCTCGAGCCGCGATAG
- a CDS encoding aquaporin yields the protein MQKYITELIGTFFLVLTVGCTVIAGATGVIPPLAIGAVLMVMVFAGGHISGGHYNPAVTFGVWIRGRCASGDVVPYWIAQVVGALFAAAAVGLLRAGAEVKPMPLSVGPALLAEFLFTFALVYVVLNVATAKGTAGNSFYGLAIGMTVMTGAFAVGNISGGAFNPAVAFGITAMGLSTWTNLWIYLVANFAGAAAAGGVFRFLNPQDA from the coding sequence GTGCAGAAGTACATCACGGAACTGATCGGTACGTTTTTCCTCGTGTTGACGGTCGGTTGTACGGTCATCGCGGGAGCCACCGGGGTCATCCCGCCCCTGGCGATCGGCGCCGTCCTGATGGTGATGGTCTTCGCCGGCGGCCACATCTCGGGCGGCCACTACAATCCGGCGGTCACCTTCGGCGTCTGGATCCGGGGGCGGTGCGCTTCCGGAGATGTGGTGCCGTACTGGATCGCCCAGGTGGTCGGCGCGCTCTTTGCGGCGGCCGCGGTCGGGCTCCTGCGCGCCGGGGCGGAGGTGAAGCCGATGCCGCTGTCGGTGGGACCGGCGCTGCTCGCCGAGTTCCTGTTCACGTTCGCGCTTGTGTACGTCGTCCTCAACGTCGCCACGGCGAAGGGTACCGCCGGCAACTCGTTCTACGGACTGGCGATCGGGATGACCGTGATGACCGGCGCGTTCGCCGTAGGAAACATCTCGGGAGGCGCCTTCAACCCCGCGGTCGCCTTCGGGATCACCGCGATGGGGCTCTCGACGTGGACGAACCTCTGGATCTATCTCGTGGCGAACTTCGCCGGCGCCGCCGCGGCGGGCGGAGTATTCAGGTTCCTGAACCCGCAGGACGCGTAG
- a CDS encoding ABC transporter substrate-binding protein: MGRDRVTLFTQPMTRRTLLKGGGTLALAMTGGQLAGLLPPAHAQGMLSLSEQLGWLANAQMAGDFVATSKGYFKDAGIDLKIQPGGPNIDAVQVVAGGGIPMGNVSSVAVLVNARSHGLPVKAFATALQKHPFAFIFLTKSGIRTPRDFAGKTIGIQATARPLLEAVLAKYQIPPDKVKVLFVGGDTHPLVTGQVDVITGWIIDAPQIAAVRQAGSYSYFPLWDLGIRLYAYTYFTTDKMLSERKDALVRFTAASAKGWLYAAQHPDEAADIVIKSTTGLDRTLELQTWKNEIPYMFSPLTKQAGWGAMDPKVWTAISDTYYGLKQIPQAVPATDVMTTEIVEMAKTPKV, encoded by the coding sequence ATGGGACGGGACCGAGTCACGCTGTTCACGCAACCGATGACGCGCAGGACGCTGCTCAAGGGTGGGGGGACGCTCGCGCTCGCGATGACCGGAGGGCAACTCGCCGGCCTGCTGCCGCCGGCGCACGCCCAGGGGATGCTGAGTCTGTCCGAGCAGCTCGGCTGGCTGGCGAACGCGCAGATGGCGGGCGATTTCGTGGCGACCTCCAAAGGCTACTTCAAGGACGCCGGGATCGACCTCAAGATCCAGCCGGGCGGGCCGAACATCGACGCGGTCCAGGTGGTCGCGGGCGGTGGCATCCCGATGGGGAACGTCTCATCGGTGGCCGTGCTCGTGAATGCGCGCAGCCACGGGCTGCCGGTCAAAGCGTTCGCGACGGCCCTGCAGAAGCACCCGTTCGCTTTCATCTTCCTCACGAAGTCCGGGATCCGCACGCCACGCGATTTTGCCGGTAAGACGATCGGGATCCAGGCCACGGCGCGCCCCCTGCTCGAGGCCGTGCTGGCCAAGTATCAGATCCCGCCGGACAAGGTGAAGGTGCTGTTCGTGGGCGGCGACACGCATCCCCTAGTGACCGGGCAGGTGGACGTCATCACCGGGTGGATCATCGACGCGCCGCAGATCGCGGCCGTGCGGCAGGCGGGGAGCTACAGCTACTTCCCACTCTGGGATCTCGGCATCCGACTGTACGCCTACACGTACTTCACGACCGACAAGATGCTGAGCGAGCGCAAGGACGCGCTGGTGCGGTTCACGGCCGCGAGCGCGAAAGGCTGGTTGTACGCCGCCCAGCACCCCGATGAGGCGGCGGACATCGTCATCAAGAGCACGACCGGGCTCGACCGGACGCTCGAGCTCCAGACATGGAAGAACGAGATCCCCTACATGTTCTCGCCGCTGACGAAGCAGGCAGGGTGGGGCGCGATGGACCCCAAGGTGTGGACGGCGATCAGCGACACCTACTACGGGCTCAAGCAGATCCCGCAGGCGGTGCCGGCGACGGACGTGATGACGACGGAGATCGTGGAGATGGCGAAGACGCCGAAGGTCTAA
- a CDS encoding CoA transferase encodes MTAGAAPQPLSGLRVLDFTQITLGPIATQMLGDFGADVVKIERPGNGDWLRSTLALPNGVSYVFLASNRNKRALTVDLRQPAGTELVLRLATRADVLVHNFRPGTMERLGLGYEALRGLNPRLIYAVGSGYGLTGPYRLKGGQDCIAQALGGALLRRAEPDAPPEPFSTALCDFGAGMLLVQGILLALLARHQTGAGQLVTSSLLDAMLYMQQQEATPLLNAGQVVNWIALPRNGAFHTKDDHWIVLIGAFKQDPLGDICRALELPPLGADPRFATEEAQAAHRSELQAILRQRFAELTQEDALARLEREDLLCAPVHSLQEALDDPQVRHNEMVVELAHPRLGAIRTVGVPVKLSDTPAQIRRHPPDLGEHTREILAEAGYGEAEIAQLVRDKVV; translated from the coding sequence ATGACGGCCGGAGCGGCTCCGCAGCCGCTCAGCGGCCTCCGCGTGCTGGACTTCACGCAGATCACGCTCGGGCCGATCGCGACTCAGATGCTGGGCGACTTCGGCGCGGACGTCGTCAAGATCGAGCGGCCGGGTAATGGCGACTGGTTGCGTTCGACGCTCGCGCTGCCGAACGGGGTGAGCTACGTCTTCTTGGCAAGCAATCGCAACAAGCGCGCGCTGACCGTCGACCTGCGGCAGCCGGCCGGCACGGAGCTGGTACTGCGGCTCGCGACGCGCGCGGACGTGCTCGTACACAACTTCCGGCCCGGTACGATGGAGCGGCTCGGGCTGGGCTACGAGGCGCTCCGCGGGCTGAACCCTCGCTTGATCTATGCCGTCGGCAGCGGGTACGGCCTCACCGGTCCCTACCGATTGAAGGGCGGCCAGGACTGCATCGCACAGGCGCTCGGCGGAGCGCTGCTGCGGCGCGCCGAGCCCGACGCACCGCCGGAGCCGTTCAGCACGGCGCTCTGCGACTTCGGGGCCGGGATGCTGCTCGTGCAGGGGATTCTGCTGGCCCTGCTGGCCCGCCACCAGACCGGGGCCGGCCAGCTCGTGACGTCGTCGCTGCTCGACGCCATGCTGTACATGCAGCAGCAGGAGGCGACCCCGTTGCTGAACGCCGGACAGGTGGTCAACTGGATCGCCCTGCCCCGCAACGGCGCGTTCCACACCAAGGACGATCATTGGATCGTGCTGATCGGCGCGTTCAAACAGGATCCGCTCGGCGACATCTGCCGCGCGCTCGAGCTGCCGCCGCTCGGCGCGGATCCGCGGTTCGCCACCGAGGAGGCGCAGGCGGCGCACCGCAGCGAGCTGCAGGCGATCCTCCGCCAGCGGTTCGCGGAGCTGACCCAGGAGGACGCGCTCGCGCGGCTGGAACGGGAGGATCTGCTGTGCGCGCCGGTCCACTCGCTCCAGGAGGCGCTCGACGATCCGCAGGTCCGACACAACGAGATGGTCGTGGAACTGGCGCATCCGCGCCTCGGCGCCATCCGCACGGTGGGTGTGCCGGTCAAGCTGTCGGACACACCGGCGCAGATCCGGCGGCACCCGCCGGATCTCGGGGAGCACACGCGCGAGATCCTCGCCGAGGCCGGGTACGGAGAAGCGGAGATTGCACAGCTCGTTCGAGACAAGGTCGTCTGA
- a CDS encoding enoyl-CoA hydratase-related protein, with translation MTEATTDAGIRYEKDGAVARVTIDRPEVRNALTRAAHEALERAWDRVRDDPEIRVAILTGTGTRAFCAGADMKDAQEASGIEYLARALPLGAGGLSLRRDLLKPVIAAVNGFALGGGFELALACDLIVAAEHAEFGFPEPRVGRMAMDGGIAMLARQIPLKVAMGLLLTGRRIGAQAALAAGLVNEVVPGPALGAAADRWAADVVACAPLSVEATKQVALGALDLPASVAARWFPRRMLDAIASADGDEGVRAFREKRAPRWTGR, from the coding sequence ATGACGGAGGCGACGACCGACGCGGGCATCCGATACGAAAAGGACGGGGCGGTTGCGCGCGTGACGATCGACCGGCCAGAGGTCAGGAATGCGCTCACCCGGGCGGCCCACGAGGCGCTCGAACGCGCGTGGGACCGCGTTCGGGACGACCCCGAGATCCGGGTGGCGATCCTCACGGGGACCGGCACGCGGGCGTTCTGCGCCGGGGCGGACATGAAGGACGCGCAGGAGGCGAGTGGGATCGAGTACCTTGCGCGCGCGCTCCCGCTCGGGGCGGGCGGTCTCTCGCTCCGGCGCGACCTGCTGAAGCCGGTGATCGCCGCGGTGAACGGCTTCGCGCTGGGCGGCGGGTTTGAGCTGGCGCTCGCGTGTGATCTGATTGTCGCCGCCGAGCACGCGGAGTTCGGATTTCCGGAACCCCGCGTCGGCCGCATGGCGATGGACGGCGGCATCGCGATGCTCGCGCGCCAAATCCCGCTCAAGGTCGCGATGGGACTTTTGCTGACCGGCCGGCGCATCGGCGCGCAGGCGGCACTGGCCGCCGGGTTGGTGAACGAGGTTGTGCCCGGCCCCGCGTTGGGCGCCGCCGCGGACCGCTGGGCGGCGGATGTCGTCGCGTGCGCGCCGCTCTCGGTCGAGGCGACGAAGCAGGTTGCGCTCGGCGCGCTCGATCTGCCGGCCTCGGTCGCCGCGCGATGGTTCCCGCGGCGGATGCTCGACGCGATCGCATCCGCGGACGGGGACGAGGGCGTGCGCGCCTTTCGCGAGAAGCGGGCGCCCCGGTGGACGGGCCGATGA
- a CDS encoding FAD-dependent oxidoreductase, whose translation MTVVHEPAQDVPVVAEADVVVVGGGPAGLAAAVAAGRAGARTLLLERYGYLGGMAAGGMVLLLDDMADRERRTVAGIGYEMVRRLVSVGGAVEPPEADCFKQDIELWWRWARWGFEDFYSRMQPHPTTYAAAFDPEAWKQVAFAMAREAGVALRMHSWFSRAIVEDGRVRAAIVQTKAGRQAILGRMFIDASGDGDLYAAAGAPFVHGRYMLSLVHRLAAVDVERVVQFERGHPEEARALNAEVKRIIGGSWDLWWLRTPREGVIWCNCPHVYGLDGLSVEDLTRLEVEGRERFVRALTWLRGHMPGFERAYILDASPQAGVRQTRVLEGEYVMTKDDVLHGRRFPDVIGRGRDYFMPYRALLPKGVEGMLVAGRCYSATPEAQRLAREIAPCMVMGEAAGTAAAMALEAGVEPRAVDVPALQRRLVALGADLGLGGEAAASAAGGGTR comes from the coding sequence ATGACGGTGGTGCACGAGCCTGCCCAGGACGTCCCGGTCGTTGCGGAGGCCGATGTGGTGGTGGTGGGCGGCGGGCCGGCGGGACTCGCCGCGGCGGTCGCCGCGGGCCGCGCCGGCGCGCGCACGCTCCTCCTCGAGCGGTACGGCTACCTCGGAGGCATGGCCGCCGGCGGGATGGTGCTGCTGCTCGACGACATGGCGGACCGAGAGCGCCGGACCGTCGCGGGGATCGGGTACGAGATGGTCCGCCGTCTCGTGAGCGTGGGGGGCGCGGTCGAACCGCCGGAGGCGGACTGTTTCAAGCAGGACATCGAGTTGTGGTGGCGGTGGGCGCGGTGGGGGTTCGAGGATTTCTACTCGCGGATGCAGCCGCACCCCACGACGTACGCCGCGGCGTTCGACCCCGAGGCGTGGAAGCAGGTGGCGTTTGCGATGGCCCGCGAAGCCGGGGTGGCGCTTCGGATGCACTCGTGGTTCTCCCGCGCGATCGTCGAGGACGGCCGGGTCCGCGCCGCGATCGTGCAAACCAAGGCCGGCCGCCAAGCGATCCTCGGCCGGATGTTCATCGACGCGAGCGGCGACGGGGACCTCTACGCGGCGGCCGGCGCGCCGTTCGTGCACGGACGATACATGCTGAGCCTGGTCCACCGGCTCGCGGCGGTGGACGTCGAGCGCGTCGTCCAGTTCGAGCGCGGGCACCCCGAGGAGGCCCGCGCCCTCAACGCCGAGGTCAAGCGCATCATCGGCGGGTCGTGGGACCTTTGGTGGCTGCGCACCCCTCGTGAGGGCGTGATCTGGTGCAACTGTCCCCACGTGTACGGGCTCGACGGCCTGTCGGTGGAAGACCTGACCCGGTTGGAAGTGGAGGGGCGCGAGCGGTTCGTGCGCGCGCTGACGTGGCTGCGCGGCCACATGCCGGGGTTCGAACGGGCCTATATCCTGGACGCCTCTCCGCAGGCCGGCGTCCGTCAGACGCGCGTGCTCGAGGGTGAGTACGTCATGACGAAGGACGATGTGTTGCACGGTCGCCGGTTCCCCGACGTGATCGGCCGCGGGCGGGACTACTTCATGCCGTACCGGGCGCTCCTGCCGAAGGGCGTCGAAGGGATGCTGGTGGCCGGCCGGTGCTATTCGGCGACGCCGGAGGCGCAGCGGCTGGCGCGGGAAATCGCGCCGTGCATGGTGATGGGTGAGGCCGCCGGCACCGCCGCCGCCATGGCGCTGGAGGCCGGGGTCGAGCCGCGCGCGGTGGACGTGCCGGCGCTGCAGCGGCGCCTGGTCGCTCTCGGGGCGGACCTGGGGCTCGGCGGCGAAGCGGCGGCGAGCGCGGCGGGAGGAGGGACGCGATAG